In Leucoraja erinacea ecotype New England chromosome 12, Leri_hhj_1, whole genome shotgun sequence, one DNA window encodes the following:
- the LOC129702156 gene encoding BTB/POZ domain-containing protein KCTD8-like, whose protein sequence is MALPDNASCTMASEETPFPEIVELNVGGQVYITRYSTLLSVPDSLLSQMFGRKNSLGLARDGKGRFFIDRDGFLFRYILDYMRDQQLVLPDHFPERSRLQREAEYFALPELVKTLSPKLSKQNSINEDACPSDPEDGSPSTDVARSLVAVAATASGVGGGSSDRRMGFITIGYRGSYTLGRDSQTDAKFRRVARIMVCGKTALAKEVFGETLNESRDPDRPPERYTSRYYLKFTFLEQAFDKLAEAGFHMVSCNSTGTCAFAHDQTDDKIWTSYTEYVFYRE, encoded by the coding sequence ATGGCTCTGCCGGATAACGCCAGCTGCACCATGGCCAGCGAGGAGACGCCTTTCCCCGAAATCGTGGAGCTGAATGTGGGCGGCCAGGTGTACATCACCCGCTACTCCACCCTGCTCAGCGTGCCTGACTCCCTGCTGTCGCAGATGTTCGGGCGCAAGAACAGCCTGGGGCTGGCGAGGGACGGCAAGGGGCGCTTCTTCATCGACCGCGACGGCTTTCTCTTCCGCTACATCCTGGATTACATGCGGGACCAGCAGCTGGTGCTGCCCGACCACTTCCCCGAGCGGAGCCGCCTCCAGCGGGAGGCTGAGTACTTCGCTCTGCCCGAACTGGTCAAAACACTCAGTCCCAAACTCAGCAAGCAGAACTCCATCAACGAAGACGCCTGCCCCAGCGACCCCGAGGACGGCTCTCCCAGCACGGACGTGGCGCGCAGTCTGGTCGCGGTCGCGGCCACGGCCAGCGGAGTCGGCGGAGGGAGCAGCGACAGGAGAATGGGCTTCATCACCATCGGCTACCGGGGCTCATACACGCTGGGCAGGGACAGCCAGACGGACGCCAAGTTCCGAAGAGTGGCCAGGATCATGGTGTGTGGCAAGACGGCGCTGGCCAAGGAGGTGTTCGGGGAGACGCTGAACGAGAGCAGGGACCCCGACCGGCCCCCCGAGCGCTACACGTCCCGCTACTACCTCAAGTTTACTTTCCTGGAACAGGCGTTTGACAAGTTGGCCGAAGCCGGCTTCCACATGGTGTCGTGTAATTCGACGGGCACCTGTGCCTTCGCTCACGACCAGACCGACGACAAGATATGGACCAGCTACACGGAATATGTTTTCTACCGTGAGTGA